The proteins below are encoded in one region of Pelotomaculum schinkii:
- a CDS encoding ROK family protein, whose amino-acid sequence MPEQFVIGVDLGGTKILTALANREGHVLAEQKIPTEAAKGQQHVVAQIVQSVEQVRKKAGVKPEQVPALALGAPGPLDSCKGIIHFAPNLAWHDLPIRQVLERRLSIPVLLDNDANLAALGEHVYGAGRGEDNMVYITVSTGIGGGLIFGGRLYRGFADVAGEIGHMTVFPDGPLCGCGNRGCLEALASGTAIARDARELAACGRGAQILAAAGGDAAGITAVTVAAAAAAGDNTAESIIARAARYLGIGIANIINLLNPSLVVLGGGVMDIGEPVWQNLRTEVQARTLEEAGKSARLAAAELGGRAGVMGAIALAQRCAFGVMDNQTWK is encoded by the coding sequence GTGCCCGAGCAGTTTGTCATCGGAGTCGACCTGGGTGGGACGAAAATCCTGACCGCGCTGGCCAATAGAGAGGGTCACGTGCTTGCTGAACAAAAAATCCCCACCGAAGCCGCCAAAGGGCAGCAGCATGTGGTCGCTCAGATCGTCCAAAGCGTCGAACAAGTCCGTAAAAAAGCCGGGGTGAAGCCTGAACAAGTGCCGGCCCTGGCCCTGGGCGCTCCCGGCCCGCTTGATAGCTGTAAGGGCATCATCCACTTCGCACCAAACCTGGCCTGGCATGATCTGCCAATCCGCCAGGTTTTGGAGCGGCGGCTTTCCATACCGGTATTGCTGGACAACGACGCCAACCTGGCCGCGCTGGGAGAGCATGTCTACGGCGCCGGACGGGGCGAGGATAACATGGTTTACATAACAGTCAGCACCGGCATTGGCGGGGGACTGATCTTTGGCGGCAGGCTCTACCGTGGTTTTGCGGACGTGGCCGGAGAGATCGGCCACATGACCGTTTTCCCCGACGGGCCTCTGTGCGGCTGCGGTAACAGAGGCTGCCTGGAGGCGCTGGCTTCCGGTACTGCTATTGCCCGGGATGCCAGGGAGCTGGCTGCCTGCGGCAGGGGCGCCCAAATTCTGGCAGCGGCAGGTGGAGATGCTGCCGGCATCACCGCCGTAACGGTCGCGGCGGCCGCAGCTGCCGGGGATAATACGGCGGAGTCAATTATCGCCCGGGCTGCCCGCTACCTGGGTATCGGCATTGCCAACATCATCAACCTGTTAAACCCGTCACTGGTAGTACTGGGCGGGGGAGTCATGGATATAGGAGAACCGGTCTGGCAAAACCTTCGCACGGAAGTCCAGGCGCGTACCCTGGAAGAAGCCGGGAAGAGCGCGCGTCTTGCCGCAGCGGAACTGGGCGGTCGCGCGGGGGTCATGGGAGCTATTGCTCTGGCGCAGCGTTGCGCCTTTGGCGTCATGGACAACCAAACCTGGAAATAA
- a CDS encoding amylo-alpha-1,6-glucosidase — MYYFGKENWRTLERGIEKEWLVTNGIGGYASSTIVNLNTRKYHGLLVAAHNPPGFRVLHLTKLDERFQAGSCTYNLAANDNRSGFAEYGFIHLQQVSVEPLPTFTYSFGDITLVKTIFMAYGRNTTVIHYQARNGAEPAVLTLVPLVNCRGHHYITTQGEINFTQQLKEGGVSIKGREEIPPLLLSSSSGGYIPGDSWYAGMAYAAERERGENPYEDHYIPGRFEIPFAPGESKTFTVVASTEDIDNLDGEELLAAERRHLQGLARQAGYDDHLARRLVRAADAFIVERRSTGKKTVIAGYPWFADWGRDAMIALPGLALVTKRFDDAREVLLTFAKHRRRGLLPNAFFDGAREPVYNAVDASLWFVHAVYKYLNYTKDLDFVREQLYPVVKDIVHWYMTGTDFNIGMDSDGLISAGSPDIQLTWMDAKVDQWVVTPRHGKAVEINALWYNSVCILNMLSSMVGESPAYPELPARIKDNFIKCFWNEENHYLNDVITPDGPEDGLRPNQLMAVSLPYTMLTQEMGRSVVQRVWQELYLTYGIRSLSPFDERYQGVYLGDRLRRDGAYHQGTAWSWLIGPFITAYRRVNNYSPESRVQARRFILPFRDQLRDHGVGYISEIFDADEPAMPRGCIAQAWGVAEVLRALVEDVLEIQPIEETSQYRKTDW; from the coding sequence ATGTACTATTTTGGTAAGGAAAACTGGCGCACCCTGGAACGGGGTATTGAGAAGGAGTGGCTGGTTACCAACGGCATCGGCGGCTATGCCTCCAGCACCATTGTTAACCTCAACACCCGCAAATACCACGGGTTGCTGGTAGCAGCCCATAATCCGCCGGGCTTTAGGGTACTGCACCTGACCAAGCTGGACGAACGCTTCCAGGCCGGCTCCTGCACCTACAACCTGGCCGCCAACGACAACCGATCGGGGTTCGCGGAGTACGGCTTCATCCACCTTCAGCAGGTCAGTGTTGAACCGCTTCCCACCTTTACCTATAGTTTTGGGGATATTACCCTGGTCAAGACTATCTTCATGGCGTACGGCCGGAATACCACCGTAATTCACTACCAGGCGCGCAATGGCGCGGAACCGGCTGTGCTTACCCTGGTCCCCCTGGTCAACTGCCGGGGGCATCATTACATCACCACGCAGGGGGAAATTAACTTCACCCAGCAGCTTAAGGAGGGCGGCGTTTCCATTAAAGGCAGGGAGGAAATACCCCCGTTGCTGCTTTCCAGCAGTTCCGGCGGATATATACCGGGCGACAGCTGGTACGCCGGCATGGCCTATGCGGCGGAGCGGGAGCGGGGCGAAAACCCTTATGAAGACCACTATATCCCCGGCCGTTTTGAAATTCCCTTTGCGCCGGGGGAGAGTAAAACTTTTACCGTGGTTGCGTCTACCGAGGACATTGATAATTTAGATGGGGAAGAGCTGCTGGCCGCGGAAAGACGCCATTTGCAGGGATTGGCCCGGCAGGCCGGCTACGATGACCACCTGGCCCGCCGTCTGGTGCGGGCGGCAGACGCCTTTATCGTAGAACGGCGTTCAACCGGCAAAAAAACCGTCATTGCCGGTTATCCCTGGTTTGCCGACTGGGGCCGTGACGCCATGATTGCCCTGCCTGGTCTGGCCCTGGTGACAAAACGTTTTGACGACGCCCGTGAGGTCCTGCTTACTTTCGCCAAACATCGCAGGAGGGGGCTTTTGCCAAACGCCTTCTTTGACGGGGCCAGGGAGCCGGTTTACAATGCCGTGGACGCCTCACTCTGGTTTGTCCACGCGGTTTACAAATACCTGAACTACACCAAAGACCTGGACTTTGTGCGGGAACAGCTTTATCCCGTCGTAAAAGATATTGTCCACTGGTATATGACAGGGACCGATTTCAACATCGGCATGGACTCAGACGGCCTTATTTCAGCAGGCTCACCCGATATACAGCTGACCTGGATGGACGCCAAGGTAGACCAGTGGGTGGTGACACCCCGGCACGGCAAGGCGGTAGAGATCAATGCTCTCTGGTACAACTCCGTCTGTATACTGAATATGCTGTCATCTATGGTTGGCGAGAGTCCGGCTTACCCGGAACTGCCTGCTAGAATAAAAGATAATTTCATTAAATGTTTTTGGAACGAAGAGAATCACTACCTCAATGATGTCATTACCCCGGACGGGCCGGAGGACGGTCTGCGGCCCAATCAACTGATGGCCGTGAGTCTTCCCTACACCATGCTGACACAGGAGATGGGGAGAAGCGTGGTACAGAGAGTATGGCAGGAACTGTACCTTACCTATGGTATCCGCAGTTTGTCTCCCTTTGACGAGCGCTACCAGGGAGTATACCTGGGAGACCGTTTGCGGCGTGATGGAGCCTACCACCAGGGAACTGCCTGGAGCTGGCTGATTGGTCCGTTTATCACCGCCTACCGGCGGGTTAACAACTACAGTCCGGAAAGCCGGGTCCAGGCCCGGCGCTTTATCCTGCCCTTCCGGGACCAGTTGCGTGACCACGGGGTAGGATATATATCCGAAATTTTTGACGCCGACGAGCCGGCCATGCCGCGGGGTTGCATTGCCCAGGCCTGGGGGGTGGCGGAAGTGCTGCGTGCCCTGGTCGAAGACGTACTGGAAATCCAGCCAATCGAAGAGACAAGCCAATACAGGAAAACTGACTGGTAG
- a CDS encoding glucose-6-phosphate isomerase, translating to MNEIISVDIGHLISERDKLNFISLSDFNALENKYGHVFKEFQMSLQGKKSYLTLSLEEERSIPAIKSLAKNIAAKYENVLVLGIGGSALGARAVIQYLKGPLYNLIQQEHPRLFILDNIDPVLVKYYEDVIDIGKTLIIYVSKSGSTPETAALFIHFYHRFKEAGGDTADIVICCDPGDNGINHIAKSLGCRLLHIPHNLPGRYSVLSSVGFLPSEIIGIDSGQLLEGAHIAHQSIISDGPQQNALFALGASLFELALKGKSIHVLFNYSNLLSEFGLWFVQLWAESLGKKQSLANNVVNAGTTPLTCLGATDQHSILQLFKEGPADKVFGFMKINNVADGIQFTNEFPTEKEYSYFAGRTMQEQLHVEQLATEMSLVKDGKPCYSITLKDVSPKTLGGLFYFFEALVVFTANLWDINAYDQPGVEEGKNITYSLMGRQDYNHKKSKYEQEVSMYNAERRIYSI from the coding sequence ATGAACGAAATAATCAGCGTTGATATTGGCCATTTAATAAGCGAAAGGGACAAGTTGAATTTTATTTCCCTCTCTGATTTCAATGCTTTGGAAAATAAGTATGGTCATGTTTTCAAAGAATTCCAGATGTCATTACAGGGAAAAAAATCATACCTGACTCTTTCATTAGAAGAAGAACGCTCAATCCCCGCTATTAAGTCGCTGGCTAAAAATATCGCGGCCAAGTATGAGAACGTACTGGTTTTAGGCATAGGCGGGTCGGCCCTTGGCGCCAGGGCTGTCATACAATACCTCAAGGGCCCTTTGTATAACCTGATTCAACAAGAACACCCGCGCCTTTTCATCCTGGACAACATAGATCCGGTGTTGGTTAAATATTATGAAGATGTCATCGATATCGGCAAAACACTTATAATTTATGTCAGTAAATCCGGTTCCACCCCGGAAACAGCGGCGTTATTTATACACTTCTATCATAGATTTAAAGAAGCGGGAGGAGATACTGCCGATATTGTTATATGTTGTGACCCGGGTGACAATGGTATAAACCATATAGCAAAATCCCTGGGGTGCAGGTTGCTTCATATACCGCACAATCTACCCGGCAGGTATTCTGTCTTGTCTTCGGTCGGCTTCCTGCCCTCGGAAATTATCGGCATAGACAGCGGGCAATTATTAGAAGGAGCGCATATAGCGCACCAATCCATCATTAGCGATGGTCCGCAGCAGAATGCCTTGTTTGCTTTAGGCGCATCTCTGTTCGAGCTGGCGCTTAAAGGCAAATCCATCCATGTACTTTTTAATTACAGCAATTTATTGTCTGAGTTCGGCCTGTGGTTTGTGCAGCTGTGGGCGGAAAGCCTGGGTAAAAAACAATCTCTTGCAAATAACGTGGTAAACGCGGGAACCACGCCGCTTACCTGTTTGGGTGCTACAGATCAGCATTCAATTCTACAGCTTTTTAAAGAGGGTCCCGCGGACAAGGTATTTGGCTTTATGAAAATTAACAATGTCGCTGACGGGATTCAGTTTACAAACGAATTTCCAACTGAAAAAGAGTACTCCTATTTTGCAGGCCGCACGATGCAGGAACAGCTCCATGTAGAGCAGCTTGCTACCGAAATGAGCCTGGTTAAAGATGGAAAGCCATGTTACAGTATTACTTTAAAAGATGTTTCTCCAAAGACGCTGGGCGGTTTATTTTATTTCTTTGAAGCGCTGGTGGTTTTTACTGCGAATTTGTGGGATATTAACGCATATGACCAGCCTGGTGTTGAAGAAGGTAAAAATATTACTTATTCTTTAATGGGAAGACAAGACTACAACCATAAAAAATCTAAATACGAACAAGAAGTATCAATGTATAATGCGGAACGCAGGATATATAGCATCTAA
- a CDS encoding PHP domain-containing protein, producing the protein MRSCGTIRFFADYHTHTTYSDGRGTPAENIQAASLKGLEVLAITDHGPKNIGTGVASPDTFLAIKEEVAELAGRFPAVKVLVGAEAAVTGRDGRLELPDHIIDQLDLLIAGLHPYYLPDSLGDALHFTLPNLVVRLNRSVWAKMRNTNTKALVGAVHHYPVSFTSHPGLMMPVDLDELARACAVRETSLEVNTGHNYNKEEIVHAAARWGAKLVVNSDAHFPATVGNLDEGSALLERLNFPAEMVINAVH; encoded by the coding sequence ATGAGGAGCTGCGGGACAATCAGGTTTTTTGCAGACTACCATACTCACACAACCTACAGCGACGGCCGGGGCACCCCGGCCGAAAACATCCAGGCAGCCTCATTAAAGGGCCTGGAGGTACTGGCTATCACTGACCACGGTCCTAAAAACATCGGCACCGGGGTGGCCAGCCCGGATACTTTTCTTGCGATCAAGGAAGAAGTGGCTGAGCTTGCCGGCCGTTTTCCGGCTGTGAAAGTGCTGGTTGGCGCGGAGGCGGCGGTAACCGGCCGGGACGGGCGCCTGGAGCTGCCCGACCACATTATTGACCAATTGGACCTTTTGATTGCCGGGCTTCACCCGTATTACCTGCCGGACTCCCTGGGGGACGCCCTGCATTTTACCCTGCCCAACCTGGTGGTCAGGCTCAACAGAAGTGTCTGGGCCAAGATGCGCAATACCAACACCAAAGCCCTGGTTGGAGCGGTACACCACTACCCTGTCAGTTTCACCAGCCATCCCGGACTGATGATGCCGGTGGACCTGGATGAATTGGCCCGGGCCTGCGCTGTCAGAGAAACATCCCTTGAAGTAAATACGGGACACAATTATAATAAAGAAGAAATAGTACATGCCGCCGCCCGTTGGGGGGCCAAGCTGGTTGTCAACAGCGACGCCCATTTCCCTGCGACAGTGGGGAACCTGGACGAAGGGTCGGCGCTGCTGGAACGTCTGAATTTCCCCGCAGAGATGGTAATCAACGCAGTGCATTGA
- the rapZ gene encoding RNase adapter RapZ, whose translation MVPSKFIIVTGLSGAGKTQAMRSLEDLGFFCVDNLPPTLIPKFAELCAQAASKINKIALAVDIRGGEFFNTLFEVLSEIDDQGIGYEILFLEASDETLVRRYKESRRRHPLSSHGEVLDVIREERNRLRELRGRANKIIDTSNMTVQQLKEEIASVFADAAGTSRLHITVISFGFKFGIPLDSDLVIDVRFLPNPHYEPPLRPFSGNDRIVRDFVFASPVTTEFMQKFVDFVEFLIPNYTKEGKTTLMVAIGCTGGRHRSVALANRLGEILNKKDLHVTVRHRDIKRS comes from the coding sequence ATGGTGCCATCGAAGTTCATCATTGTTACCGGACTTTCCGGCGCAGGCAAGACTCAGGCAATGCGCAGTCTGGAGGACCTGGGCTTCTTTTGTGTGGACAACCTCCCGCCTACTCTCATTCCAAAATTTGCTGAACTATGCGCACAGGCCGCCAGTAAAATTAATAAAATAGCATTAGCCGTTGACATCAGGGGTGGAGAGTTTTTCAACACCCTATTTGAAGTACTCTCCGAAATTGACGACCAGGGTATAGGTTACGAAATCCTTTTTCTGGAGGCATCGGACGAAACACTGGTGCGCCGGTATAAAGAATCCCGCAGACGGCACCCTTTAAGCTCACACGGGGAAGTCCTCGATGTAATCAGGGAAGAGCGCAACCGTCTACGGGAATTGCGGGGCAGGGCTAATAAAATTATTGATACGTCCAATATGACGGTACAGCAGCTTAAAGAAGAAATAGCTTCGGTGTTCGCAGATGCCGCGGGTACCTCCAGGCTGCATATCACCGTAATTTCTTTTGGCTTTAAATTTGGCATTCCTCTGGATTCGGATCTGGTTATCGACGTACGCTTTCTGCCCAACCCGCATTACGAGCCGCCTTTGCGTCCCTTTTCCGGCAATGACAGGATCGTCAGGGACTTTGTTTTTGCTTCCCCGGTAACGACGGAATTCATGCAAAAGTTTGTTGATTTCGTGGAATTTTTGATACCCAACTACACGAAAGAGGGTAAGACCACCCTTATGGTGGCCATCGGCTGCACCGGCGGCAGGCACCGCTCGGTGGCCCTGGCCAACAGGCTCGGAGAAATTCTGAATAAAAAGGACTTGCACGTAACTGTAAGGCACCGGGATATTAAAAGATCATAG
- a CDS encoding gluconeogenesis factor YvcK family protein, with the protein MLKWLYPGMRVKRWLLLALAGLLVISFGVDLLMEGRLLGDFARPIHRLEWWLLGDEYQHLAGMITMAAGLLVMARGLLRVFHSIAGALAPDQEGRMAEIIYARRSLGRGPKIVVMGGGTGLSVLLRGLKEYTSNLTAIVTVADDGGSSGRLRGDLGILPPGDIRNCLVALADKEPLMEELLQYRFTTGELAGHSIGNLLLAALTEITGGIDQAVRGLSKVLAIRGHVLPATLTDITLCAELADGTVVHGESNISHGAGLIKRVFLKPARCLPLAEALVAIRSADAVVLGPGSLYTSIIPNLLVKGIPEALARTPAIKIYVCNVMTQPGETGGYTASSHLRTIQNHAGKFIDYAVVNTGQVPYRLRARYRQEGAEPVVADLEEIEKLGITAVGEDLTQQTEVVRHHPDKLAQAVVRLIFSAKGQYEKVRYINDQQNNKEQEFTNVKI; encoded by the coding sequence ATGCTGAAGTGGCTGTACCCGGGCATGCGGGTTAAACGGTGGCTGCTGCTTGCTCTAGCTGGACTGCTCGTGATCTCATTCGGGGTGGATCTCTTGATGGAAGGGAGACTCTTGGGAGACTTTGCCCGCCCTATTCACAGGTTGGAGTGGTGGCTCCTGGGGGACGAATACCAGCATCTAGCAGGTATGATAACCATGGCGGCAGGGCTGCTGGTGATGGCCAGGGGGTTGCTGAGAGTCTTTCACTCCATTGCCGGGGCGCTTGCTCCCGACCAGGAGGGCCGGATGGCCGAGATTATCTACGCCAGGCGCAGCCTGGGTCGTGGCCCCAAGATCGTGGTCATGGGCGGCGGGACCGGACTTTCAGTGCTTTTGCGCGGTCTAAAAGAATATACCAGCAACCTCACCGCCATTGTTACGGTAGCTGATGACGGGGGCAGTTCCGGACGCCTGCGGGGCGACCTGGGTATCCTGCCGCCGGGCGATATCAGGAACTGCCTGGTGGCCCTGGCCGACAAGGAGCCTCTGATGGAAGAGCTGCTGCAATACCGCTTTACCACGGGTGAATTGGCGGGTCACAGCATCGGCAACCTGCTCCTCGCTGCCTTGACCGAAATAACCGGGGGGATAGATCAGGCGGTACGTGGCTTGAGCAAGGTCCTGGCTATCCGCGGGCATGTACTGCCGGCCACACTCACGGACATCACCCTGTGCGCGGAATTGGCCGACGGTACTGTGGTGCACGGTGAGTCTAACATTTCCCATGGAGCCGGCCTGATTAAAAGGGTTTTTCTCAAACCGGCGCGCTGTCTGCCGCTGGCCGAGGCGCTGGTTGCCATCCGTTCGGCCGACGCCGTGGTTCTAGGCCCGGGCAGCCTCTATACCAGTATTATCCCCAATCTTTTGGTGAAAGGGATTCCCGAGGCGCTGGCCAGGACCCCGGCTATAAAAATTTACGTCTGCAACGTGATGACCCAGCCGGGTGAAACCGGCGGTTATACCGCCTCCTCACACCTGCGGACCATTCAGAATCATGCTGGAAAATTTATCGACTATGCCGTGGTCAACACCGGCCAGGTGCCGTACAGGTTGCGTGCCCGCTACCGGCAGGAGGGGGCGGAGCCGGTGGTGGCTGATCTGGAGGAAATAGAGAAGCTGGGTATAACCGCGGTGGGTGAGGACCTGACGCAACAGACAGAAGTGGTGCGGCACCACCCGGATAAACTGGCGCAGGCTGTGGTAAGGCTAATATTCTCAGCTAAAGGGCAGTATGAAAAAGTTAGGTATATTAACGACCAGCAAAATAATAAAGAGCAGGAATTTACCAACGTAAAGATTTAA
- the whiA gene encoding DNA-binding protein WhiA encodes MSFSAVAKNELARVAAQRSCCFMAELAALVKMDGSIQISGARQVSLNIVTENVAVARKTFSLIRKLFGLHTEVRVQRNNRLRKNNVYMVHLPPQPGMDEILKRLGMVDGAGRLESKVRESLVHRDCCRRSYLRGVFLGGGSVNNPEGNYHLEITTGQEYFANFVARLMDKYQLNARVSRRKNWFVIYLKESEQISAFLNVIGAHSALLNFENARIYKDMRNQVNRLVNCETANLNKTVNAAVRQLENIELISSTLGLEKLPESLRETAELRIKYPDASLKELGGLMAPQLGKSGVNHRLRKLEEIADRIRKR; translated from the coding sequence TTGTCCTTTTCAGCTGTCGCCAAAAATGAACTGGCGCGGGTTGCGGCCCAGCGCTCCTGCTGTTTTATGGCCGAACTGGCCGCACTTGTCAAGATGGATGGCAGCATCCAGATCAGCGGCGCCAGGCAGGTAAGTCTTAATATTGTAACTGAAAATGTCGCTGTGGCCAGAAAAACATTTTCCCTGATCAGGAAGCTTTTTGGACTTCACACAGAAGTCCGGGTGCAGCGGAACAACCGCCTTCGTAAGAACAATGTCTACATGGTCCACCTGCCTCCTCAGCCGGGTATGGACGAAATTCTCAAGCGTTTGGGGATGGTGGACGGCGCCGGCCGGCTGGAAAGCAAGGTCAGGGAAAGCCTGGTGCACCGAGACTGCTGCCGGCGTTCTTACCTCAGAGGAGTGTTTCTGGGTGGAGGCTCGGTCAATAACCCGGAAGGCAACTACCACCTGGAAATCACCACCGGCCAGGAATATTTCGCCAACTTCGTGGCGCGGCTCATGGATAAGTACCAGCTTAATGCCCGGGTGAGCCGTCGCAAAAACTGGTTCGTGATTTATCTCAAAGAAAGTGAACAGATTTCCGCCTTTTTAAACGTCATCGGGGCGCACTCCGCCTTGTTAAATTTTGAAAATGCCAGAATATACAAAGACATGCGCAATCAAGTCAACCGCCTGGTCAACTGCGAGACGGCCAACCTGAACAAGACGGTTAACGCGGCAGTACGCCAGCTTGAGAATATCGAACTGATCAGCAGTACTCTGGGGCTGGAGAAACTTCCCGAGAGCTTACGGGAAACAGCCGAACTGAGGATCAAATACCCGGACGCCAGTCTGAAAGAACTCGGCGGCTTGATGGCGCCGCAGCTCGGCAAGTCAGGGGTCAACCACCGCCTGCGCAAGCTGGAAGAAATCGCGGATAGAATTCGGAAGCGTTAA
- a CDS encoding acyltransferase yields MRRIERFPSPGEKNSMQYFSRIVGLPRLSFNFLILSFCRYLPWLGLKNWLYRRLLNVQIGKNVSVGLMAMFDVFFPQLISIGENSIIGYNATVLTHEFLVQEYRKGQVEIGRGVVIGNNTVILPGVSIGDGAVVGACSLVNKDIPSGALAAGVPARVIRVLKDEE; encoded by the coding sequence ATGCGAAGAATTGAGAGATTCCCCTCCCCTGGAGAAAAAAATTCCATGCAGTACTTTTCCCGGATTGTGGGCCTTCCCAGGTTATCCTTTAATTTTCTGATACTCAGCTTTTGCCGCTACCTGCCGTGGTTGGGCCTGAAAAACTGGCTCTACCGCCGGTTGCTGAACGTGCAAATCGGTAAAAATGTCTCGGTAGGACTGATGGCCATGTTCGACGTTTTTTTCCCGCAACTGATTTCCATCGGAGAAAACAGCATTATCGGTTATAACGCCACTGTCCTGACCCATGAATTCCTGGTGCAGGAGTATCGCAAAGGGCAGGTCGAGATCGGCCGCGGGGTCGTAATCGGCAACAACACCGTTATTTTACCAGGTGTATCGATTGGGGACGGGGCTGTGGTGGGCGCCTGTTCCCTGGTCAACAAGGACATCCCGTCGGGAGCCCTGGCGGCCGGTGTTCCGGCCAGAGTCATACGCGTGTTAAAAGACGAAGAATAA
- a CDS encoding DUF1405 domain-containing protein yields MLSLWRDFWKDPRQPRFMAPLLVINVLGSAYGYFWYREQLAETSFYLWPFVPDSPLSTTLFAVALLFHLTGANKTMFQVLACTVSIKYGIWAVIMITNYWSSGGPVAPTETMLWLSHLGMAAEGAIFLRTYRFGINVVIITGAWMLVNDLMDYGAGLHPYLFMAGQDTLAMAAALALTVLLTCVLSFSGRSGV; encoded by the coding sequence ATGTTAAGCCTGTGGCGGGACTTTTGGAAGGATCCCCGGCAGCCGCGTTTTATGGCGCCCCTGCTGGTAATAAACGTGCTCGGTTCTGCATATGGGTATTTCTGGTACCGGGAGCAGTTGGCGGAAACCTCATTTTATCTTTGGCCTTTTGTGCCGGATAGCCCGTTGTCGACCACCCTTTTCGCTGTAGCTCTGCTGTTTCACCTGACCGGCGCTAACAAGACCATGTTCCAGGTCCTGGCCTGTACCGTATCCATTAAGTACGGGATTTGGGCGGTTATCATGATTACCAATTACTGGTCCAGCGGCGGTCCCGTGGCCCCAACCGAAACAATGCTATGGCTATCCCACCTGGGCATGGCGGCTGAAGGAGCCATATTTTTAAGGACTTACAGGTTCGGAATAAACGTGGTGATTATTACCGGCGCCTGGATGCTGGTTAATGACCTGATGGACTATGGAGCCGGCCTGCACCCTTACCTTTTTATGGCCGGACAGGATACCCTGGCCATGGCTGCGGCGCTTGCTCTGACGGTTCTGCTCACGTGTGTCCTATCATTTTCGGGACGGTCAGGCGTATGA
- the rpoN gene encoding RNA polymerase factor sigma-54: MRMGYGLNVEQSQKLIMTPELRQAITVLQLSSLELSTYIEQQFEENPLLELREEEVDREQIAAAEDKQVEPADERKEYDLDWEEYFHDSSDLGMVRQERVQDQQDYGYENFLFKTPTLSEHLLFQLNMSSCQFRDRIIGEYLIGNIDENGYLRVSLREVASKLNINESEAYRALNLIQSFDPIGVGARDLVECLLIQVNQLGIENDILKELIKEHLVDLSKGKVNRIAQDLGITVQEVQKAADILKTLDPKPGRNFANPNDTRYIVPDIFLEKVDGEYIILVNDGTIPRITINAAYRSVLSKDKNFDTRTRRFVESKLNAAAWLIRSIEQRRLTLYKVAKCLVELQRDFLDHGVKYLKPLNLKKVAALVNLHESTVSRATSNKYIQTPQGVFDMKYFFSTGLNNSAGTTTSAESIKKMLQEIVAAEDARLPLDDQKISELFMQKGIRISRRTVAKYRDELNIPAIRKRKRY, encoded by the coding sequence ATGCGTATGGGCTATGGTCTGAACGTAGAGCAGTCGCAAAAACTAATCATGACCCCTGAACTGCGTCAGGCTATAACTGTGCTGCAGCTCTCGTCCCTGGAGCTTTCCACCTACATTGAGCAGCAGTTTGAAGAAAACCCCCTGCTTGAGTTGAGAGAAGAAGAGGTTGATAGAGAGCAGATCGCGGCAGCTGAGGATAAGCAGGTTGAACCGGCAGATGAACGTAAAGAATACGACCTGGACTGGGAGGAATACTTCCATGACAGCAGTGATCTGGGTATGGTCCGCCAGGAAAGAGTGCAGGACCAGCAGGATTACGGCTATGAGAACTTTTTGTTCAAGACTCCCACGCTGTCCGAGCACCTGTTGTTCCAGCTCAACATGAGTTCTTGTCAGTTCAGGGACCGGATTATCGGTGAATACCTGATCGGCAATATAGATGAAAACGGTTATCTCCGTGTTTCCCTGCGAGAGGTGGCCTCCAAGCTGAACATCAATGAATCCGAAGCCTACCGGGCGCTGAATCTAATCCAGAGCTTCGATCCTATCGGGGTGGGGGCCAGGGATTTGGTGGAATGTCTATTGATCCAGGTTAACCAGTTAGGGATTGAAAACGATATTCTTAAAGAACTAATAAAAGAACATCTGGTAGACCTGTCCAAAGGCAAAGTCAACCGGATTGCCCAGGACCTGGGGATTACCGTACAGGAGGTCCAGAAGGCGGCTGATATTTTGAAAACGCTGGATCCCAAGCCGGGGCGGAATTTTGCCAATCCGAACGACACTCGCTATATCGTCCCTGATATTTTTCTGGAGAAGGTTGATGGTGAGTACATCATTCTGGTCAACGACGGCACGATTCCCCGTATTACAATCAACGCCGCCTATCGCTCAGTTCTCTCCAAGGACAAAAACTTCGATACCAGGACTCGCCGCTTCGTGGAAAGCAAGCTCAACGCCGCGGCCTGGTTGATCCGGAGCATTGAACAGCGGCGCCTCACCCTGTACAAGGTGGCGAAGTGCCTGGTGGAACTCCAGAGAGATTTTTTGGACCACGGCGTGAAATATTTAAAACCGCTCAACCTGAAAAAAGTTGCCGCTCTGGTTAACCTGCATGAATCGACGGTCAGCCGGGCCACCTCGAACAAGTATATACAGACCCCGCAGGGTGTTTTTGATATGAAATACTTCTTTTCAACCGGCTTGAACAATTCAGCCGGGACCACTACCTCTGCCGAGAGCATTAAAAAAATGCTGCAGGAGATAGTAGCCGCTGAGGATGCCAGGCTCCCGCTTGACGACCAGAAAATCTCCGAGCTGTTCATGCAGAAAGGGATCCGCATTTCCAGGCGGACGGTAGCCAAATACCGTGATGAATTGAATATTCCCGCCATTCGCAAACGAAAAAGGTATTGA